A region of Streptomyces paludis DNA encodes the following proteins:
- a CDS encoding lysine N(6)-hydroxylase/L-ornithine N(5)-oxygenase family protein has product MAQVLRDDAPPVHDLIGIGFGPSNVAMAIALSEHAAHTGGQEPVTAHFFEQQPDFGWHRGMLIDDATMQVSFLKDLVTLRNPASEFSFLCYLRSKDRLIDFINHKNLFPLRVEFHDYFEWAAAKVDDMVSYGHEVVSVVPVTDGGTVEYLDVTVRSGAGLTVHRARNLVIGTGLRPLMPDGVERGARVWHTSDLLRRIGELDGTSPARFIVVGAGQSAAENVAHLHRRFPRAEVCAVFSRYGYSPADDSGFANRIFDPGAVDDYFAAPESVKARLMAYHGNTNYSVVDIDLIDDLYRRMYQEKVLGTERLRFLNVSRVTDVEETPGGVRATVKSLVTGEETPLEADVVVFATGYRPADPLGLLGEVAGRCPRDDGGRVRVERDYRVTTDPALRCGIYLQGGTEHTHGITTSLLSNTAIRVGEILDSLLERRAKSTASEDRAVHTVLARDETERPRVRAVDHRG; this is encoded by the coding sequence ATGGCACAGGTTCTTCGCGATGACGCACCACCGGTCCACGACCTCATCGGCATCGGCTTCGGCCCGTCCAATGTGGCCATGGCGATCGCGCTCAGTGAACACGCGGCACACACCGGCGGGCAGGAGCCGGTCACCGCGCACTTCTTCGAACAGCAGCCGGACTTCGGCTGGCACCGCGGCATGCTGATCGACGACGCCACCATGCAGGTGTCCTTCCTCAAGGACCTGGTGACGCTCCGGAACCCGGCCAGCGAGTTCAGCTTCCTCTGCTATCTGCGGAGCAAGGACCGGCTGATCGACTTCATCAACCACAAGAACCTCTTCCCGCTGCGGGTGGAGTTCCACGACTACTTCGAGTGGGCCGCGGCCAAGGTCGACGACATGGTCTCCTACGGCCACGAGGTCGTCTCCGTCGTGCCCGTCACCGACGGCGGCACCGTGGAGTACCTGGACGTGACCGTCCGCTCCGGGGCGGGCCTCACCGTGCACCGGGCCCGCAACCTGGTCATCGGGACCGGGCTGCGCCCCCTCATGCCGGACGGTGTGGAGCGCGGCGCCCGCGTCTGGCACACCTCGGACCTGCTGCGGAGGATCGGGGAGCTGGACGGCACCTCGCCCGCGCGGTTCATCGTCGTGGGCGCCGGACAGAGCGCCGCCGAGAACGTCGCCCATCTCCACCGCCGCTTCCCCCGGGCCGAGGTCTGCGCGGTCTTCTCCCGCTACGGCTACAGCCCCGCCGACGACAGCGGCTTCGCCAACCGGATCTTCGACCCCGGGGCCGTCGACGACTACTTCGCCGCGCCCGAGAGCGTCAAGGCCCGGCTGATGGCCTACCACGGCAACACCAACTACTCCGTGGTGGACATCGATCTGATCGACGACCTGTACCGGCGGATGTACCAGGAGAAGGTGCTCGGCACCGAACGGCTGCGGTTCCTCAACGTGTCCCGGGTCACCGATGTCGAGGAGACGCCCGGCGGTGTGCGCGCCACCGTGAAGTCCCTCGTCACGGGGGAGGAAACCCCCCTGGAGGCCGATGTCGTGGTGTTCGCCACCGGCTACCGCCCCGCCGACCCCCTCGGCCTCCTCGGCGAGGTCGCCGGGCGCTGCCCGCGCGACGACGGGGGCCGCGTCCGTGTCGAGCGCGACTACCGGGTCACCACGGACCCCGCGCTGCGCTGTGGAATCTACTTACAGGGCGGTACGGAACACACGCACGGCATCACCACGTCGCTGCTGTCCAACACGGCGATCCGGGTCGGTGAGATCCTGGACTCGCTGCTGGAGCGGAGGGCCAAGTCAACCGCCTCCGAGGACCGGGCGGTACACACCGTCCTGGCGCGCGACGAGACCGAACGGCCGCGTGTCCGCGCGGTGGATCACAGAGGGTAA
- a CDS encoding FecCD family ABC transporter permease, producing the protein MCTTAVERPVPRGVTGARRKRVVGLGALVVVLVIAAAVSLAVGAGALSPAEVWHGLFAAPDPDQRLTGIRLIMWTVRVPRTVLAIVAGIALGVGGALIQGYTRNPIADTGLLGVNSGASFAVVLVIAVFGFTDPFQYVWFAFVGAAVAGVVVFGLASIGRGAGNPLTLALAGQGITVFLAAMTTAVSLTDQKSLNALRFWNSGSVAGVGFDVIWPVTAFIATGLVLTLITLPALNLLNLGDDMARGLGVNVALSRTIGVVAITLLAGAATAACGPIAFLGLMVAHVARYLTGPDYRWLVPYAGLLGAVVLLVCDIVGRLVVRPGELDAGIVVALLGAPFFAVLVWRGKFRSA; encoded by the coding sequence ATGTGCACGACTGCAGTGGAGCGCCCCGTGCCGCGGGGTGTGACGGGGGCCCGCCGCAAGCGGGTGGTGGGACTGGGCGCGCTGGTGGTGGTCCTCGTGATCGCCGCCGCGGTGTCCTTGGCCGTGGGCGCCGGCGCGCTGAGTCCGGCCGAGGTCTGGCACGGGCTGTTCGCGGCCCCGGACCCGGACCAGCGGCTCACCGGGATCAGACTGATCATGTGGACCGTACGGGTGCCCCGGACGGTGCTCGCGATCGTCGCGGGCATCGCCCTGGGCGTCGGCGGCGCGCTGATCCAGGGGTACACCCGCAACCCGATAGCCGACACGGGGCTGTTGGGGGTGAACTCCGGAGCCTCGTTCGCCGTGGTGCTGGTGATCGCCGTGTTCGGCTTCACCGACCCGTTCCAGTACGTCTGGTTCGCCTTCGTGGGGGCGGCCGTCGCCGGGGTCGTCGTCTTCGGTCTCGCGAGCATCGGCCGGGGGGCGGGCAACCCGCTGACACTGGCCCTGGCCGGACAGGGCATCACGGTGTTCCTCGCGGCGATGACCACGGCGGTCTCCCTGACCGACCAGAAGTCGCTGAACGCGCTGCGGTTCTGGAACTCCGGTTCCGTGGCCGGGGTGGGATTCGATGTCATCTGGCCGGTGACCGCGTTCATCGCGACCGGACTCGTCCTGACACTGATCACCCTGCCGGCCCTCAACCTGCTCAACCTGGGCGACGACATGGCGCGGGGGCTGGGCGTGAACGTCGCACTGAGCCGGACCATCGGTGTCGTCGCGATCACCCTGCTGGCGGGCGCGGCCACCGCGGCGTGCGGGCCCATCGCGTTTCTCGGGCTGATGGTGGCCCATGTCGCCCGCTATCTGACCGGTCCCGACTACCGCTGGCTGGTGCCGTACGCCGGTCTGCTCGGCGCCGTCGTCCTGCTGGTCTGCGACATCGTGGGGCGCCTGGTGGTGCGGCCGGGCGAGCTGGACGCGGGCATCGTGGTGGCGCTCCTGGGCGCTCCGTTCTTCGCGGTTCTGGTGTGGCGGGGAAAGTTCAGGAGCGCGTGA
- a CDS encoding FecCD family ABC transporter permease, with amino-acid sequence MNSTDMNISVAPGVRFGRMSFVWRPWLVLVTLLLVAANFLVFALSISVGDFSIGLSRVIATILGGGEQVDAFVVMDLRMPRALAGLVVGIALGMSGAITQSVVRNPLASPDILGITGGAGMVAVFLVTVSGGAAAAVVGSVGLSAAALVGGLGTGLLVYFLAWRRGVDGFRLILIGISVSAVTQAVTTWLLVSADIKDVARAQAWLVGSLDGRSWDEVGVAFWCALVLIAVVTGASFQFKPMHLGDDVAAGLGVRYSVVRAVLLLSAVLLAAVAVSAAGPVPFVALVAPQAAMRLTRYPTPPLVASGLVGSLLLIGADLIARTALPVTLPVGVVTAAIGGPFLVYLLVRANLRQG; translated from the coding sequence ATGAACAGCACGGACATGAACATATCGGTGGCGCCCGGCGTCCGGTTCGGCCGGATGTCGTTCGTCTGGCGGCCCTGGCTCGTGCTGGTCACACTCCTGCTGGTGGCGGCCAACTTCCTGGTGTTCGCGCTCTCCATCAGCGTCGGGGACTTCTCCATCGGCCTGTCCCGGGTGATCGCCACGATCCTCGGCGGGGGCGAACAGGTCGACGCGTTCGTGGTCATGGATCTGCGGATGCCGCGCGCCCTGGCGGGTCTCGTCGTGGGCATCGCGCTGGGGATGTCGGGGGCGATCACCCAGTCCGTCGTACGCAATCCGCTCGCCAGCCCGGACATTCTGGGGATCACCGGCGGGGCCGGCATGGTCGCGGTGTTCCTGGTGACCGTGTCGGGCGGGGCCGCCGCGGCGGTCGTCGGCTCGGTGGGCCTGTCCGCGGCGGCGCTGGTGGGCGGTCTCGGTACGGGGCTGCTGGTGTACTTCCTGGCCTGGCGGCGTGGCGTCGACGGCTTCCGGCTCATCCTCATCGGTATCTCGGTGAGCGCCGTGACGCAGGCCGTCACCACCTGGCTGCTGGTCTCCGCCGACATCAAGGATGTGGCCAGGGCGCAGGCGTGGCTGGTCGGTTCGCTGGACGGCCGGTCGTGGGACGAGGTCGGGGTGGCCTTCTGGTGCGCGCTCGTCCTCATCGCCGTGGTGACCGGCGCCTCGTTCCAGTTCAAGCCGATGCACCTCGGCGACGACGTCGCCGCCGGCCTGGGCGTCCGGTACTCGGTCGTACGGGCGGTCCTGCTGCTCAGCGCCGTCCTGCTGGCGGCCGTGGCGGTGAGCGCGGCGGGCCCGGTGCCGTTCGTCGCGCTGGTGGCGCCCCAGGCGGCGATGCGTCTGACGCGGTACCCCACACCGCCGTTGGTGGCCTCGGGCCTGGTGGGATCCCTGCTGCTGATCGGCGCCGACCTGATCGCGCGTACGGCGCTGCCGGTCACCCTTCCGGTCGGCGTGGTCACGGCGGCGATCGGCGGCCCGTTCCTGGTCTATCTGCTGGTACGGGCGAACCTCCGCCAGGGGTAG
- a CDS encoding ABC transporter ATP-binding protein, giving the protein MTAQFITGTTSAATDGPRLEARGITVGYGARTVIDDLDVAIPTGMITTIIGPNGCGKSTLLRTLTRLLRPADGTVVLDGEDIAGLKTRDVAKKLGLLPQAPVAPEGLTVADLVARGRHPHQSWLRQWSSDDAGVVQRALAMTGVSELAGRPVDSLSGGQRQRVWISMTLAQGTDLLLLDEPTTYLDLAHAIDVLDLVDGLRESGRTVVMVLHDLNLATRYSDHLIVMRDGSILAQGHPREVITAESLYEAFGLRAQVIDDPVSDRPLIVPIGRAHVRSAP; this is encoded by the coding sequence GTGACCGCACAGTTCATCACCGGGACCACGTCCGCGGCCACGGACGGCCCCCGGCTCGAAGCCAGGGGCATCACGGTCGGGTACGGTGCCCGGACCGTCATCGACGATCTCGACGTGGCGATACCGACCGGGATGATCACCACGATCATCGGCCCCAACGGCTGTGGCAAGTCGACCCTCCTGCGCACCCTGACGCGGCTGCTCCGGCCGGCCGACGGGACGGTGGTGCTGGACGGCGAGGACATCGCCGGGCTGAAGACCAGGGACGTCGCCAAGAAACTCGGCCTGCTGCCCCAGGCGCCGGTCGCGCCGGAAGGGCTGACGGTGGCCGATCTGGTCGCCCGGGGACGCCATCCACACCAGAGCTGGCTCCGGCAGTGGTCCTCGGACGACGCCGGTGTCGTCCAGCGCGCGCTCGCCATGACCGGGGTGTCCGAGCTGGCCGGCCGGCCGGTCGACTCCCTCTCCGGCGGACAGCGCCAGCGGGTCTGGATCTCGATGACCCTGGCCCAGGGCACCGATCTGCTGCTGCTGGACGAGCCGACCACCTATCTGGACCTGGCGCACGCGATCGACGTACTCGACCTGGTGGACGGGCTGCGCGAGTCGGGGCGCACCGTCGTCATGGTGCTGCACGATCTCAATCTGGCCACGCGCTACAGCGACCACCTCATCGTGATGCGGGACGGATCGATCCTGGCGCAGGGGCACCCGCGTGAGGTGATCACCGCCGAGTCGCTGTACGAGGCGTTCGGGCTGCGTGCCCAGGTGATCGACGACCCGGTCAGTGACCGGCCGCTCATCGTGCCGATCGGCCGTGCGCATGTCCGGAGCGCTCCGTAG
- a CDS encoding iron-siderophore ABC transporter substrate-binding protein: MFLQGTTRVRPGRRLAALLSAAALGVGLLAGCGSDSTDEKSDTAAPSASTGGVFPVTVDHAFGSTKITKTPERVVSVGYTDDQAVLAFGIKPVGMVDQYPNPVGTTPDINTQWPWVKDKWGDTRPEVVMSNGDAGPNYEKIAALRPDLIIAVYSEIDQAAYDKLSKIAPTVGRTKGEKELFSAPWQDNAVHIAKALGKEKEGTALVQGIQDKLDAAREAHPELADQTAVALSWYKDSIAPFTTTDVRGRLLAGIGYKGATKIDEIADGKFFTVLSPERVDLVDVDRVFVINDKADTEALKKFKLFSNLSVAKKGKVTYLLDSEGPAVGAAISQGTLLSMPYAIDELVKSVTE, encoded by the coding sequence ATGTTTCTCCAAGGGACGACGCGCGTGAGGCCCGGTCGGCGGCTGGCGGCATTGCTGTCCGCCGCCGCCCTCGGGGTCGGTCTTCTCGCGGGCTGCGGCTCCGACTCGACGGACGAGAAGAGCGACACCGCCGCGCCCTCCGCCTCCACCGGGGGAGTCTTCCCGGTCACCGTGGACCACGCGTTCGGGTCCACGAAGATCACCAAGACTCCCGAGCGGGTCGTCTCCGTGGGCTACACGGACGACCAGGCCGTCCTGGCCTTCGGCATCAAGCCGGTCGGCATGGTCGACCAGTACCCGAATCCGGTGGGCACGACCCCCGACATCAACACCCAGTGGCCCTGGGTGAAGGACAAGTGGGGCGACACCCGCCCCGAGGTCGTCATGAGCAACGGCGACGCGGGCCCCAACTACGAGAAGATCGCGGCCCTCCGGCCGGATCTGATCATCGCGGTCTACTCCGAGATCGACCAGGCCGCCTACGACAAGCTGTCCAAGATCGCTCCTACGGTCGGCCGCACCAAGGGCGAGAAGGAACTCTTCAGCGCCCCGTGGCAGGACAACGCGGTGCACATCGCCAAGGCGCTCGGCAAGGAGAAGGAGGGGACCGCGCTGGTGCAGGGCATCCAGGACAAGCTCGACGCGGCGCGCGAAGCGCACCCCGAACTGGCGGACCAGACGGCCGTCGCGCTCTCCTGGTACAAGGACTCGATCGCCCCGTTCACCACCACCGACGTCCGCGGACGGCTGCTCGCGGGCATCGGCTACAAGGGCGCGACGAAGATCGACGAGATCGCGGACGGCAAGTTCTTCACCGTGCTGTCGCCCGAGCGCGTCGACCTGGTCGACGTCGACCGTGTCTTCGTGATCAACGACAAGGCGGACACGGAAGCGCTGAAGAAGTTCAAGCTGTTCAGCAACCTGTCCGTCGCCAAGAAGGGCAAGGTGACCTACCTGCTGGACAGCGAGGGCCCGGCGGTCGGCGCGGCCATCTCCCAGGGCACCCTGCTGTCCATGCCGTACGCGATCGACGAGCTGGTCAAGTCGGTCACCGAGTAA
- a CDS encoding ABC transporter ATP-binding protein, whose protein sequence is MSATGTRAPSATLSTATAREATGWVGAHCRRAPWLTAFTVLTTVAGAALQVLPVLLLGRVVDGVAEGESSAVLVPVGAVMVAAALLGAAATALSTYLIGRLGADLLATLRESAVRAVLGMPSARVEQVGRGDVLSRVGDDVAVLSKGIRTAVPTVFSAGVLVVIATAGMFGLDWRLGLAGAGALPAYVFALRWYLPRSAPLYRKQRMAQADRAQALISGLNGIDTVRAYGLESTVREKVTRESWRVRELGVEVFRFFGRFVGRENRAEFIGLVLILVVGYALLEAGAATLGEVSAAPLMFHRLFTPLGAIMFTFDEAQKSGASLTRLVGVLKEPSEDRLVGDAAVTPPDRAPYPVTVKELTFSYPGDGEPVLWDVNLSIPAGGSLALVGATGAGKSTLAALIAGIGTPGAGSVHIGPYDLAALDEAEARALVSILTQETHVFSGRLSDDLRLAAPEADDARLRDALRTVGADGWAELLPDGLHTTVGEGGERLDVTKVTQIALARLVLTRSPVVVLDESTAEAGSEGAAELERAVRAACAGRTTLFVAHRLTQAMAADRIAVLDAGRVAEEGTHEELVALGGRYARLWRAWRQGSETDRHI, encoded by the coding sequence GTGAGTGCCACCGGCACCCGTGCCCCGTCGGCGACCCTCAGCACGGCGACGGCCCGCGAGGCCACCGGGTGGGTCGGCGCACACTGCCGGCGCGCCCCGTGGCTGACGGCCTTCACCGTGCTCACCACCGTGGCCGGGGCGGCGCTCCAGGTGCTCCCCGTACTGCTGCTGGGCCGGGTGGTCGACGGGGTGGCCGAGGGCGAATCGAGTGCGGTGCTGGTCCCGGTCGGGGCGGTGATGGTGGCCGCCGCGCTGCTCGGCGCGGCGGCCACCGCGCTGTCCACGTACCTGATCGGACGGCTCGGGGCGGATCTGCTCGCGACACTGCGGGAGAGCGCCGTCCGCGCGGTGCTCGGGATGCCGAGCGCCCGCGTCGAGCAGGTCGGCCGGGGCGATGTCCTCTCCCGCGTCGGCGACGATGTGGCCGTGCTCTCCAAGGGCATCCGGACGGCCGTCCCCACCGTCTTCTCGGCGGGCGTGCTGGTCGTCATCGCCACGGCCGGCATGTTCGGACTGGACTGGCGCCTCGGCCTGGCCGGCGCCGGGGCACTGCCCGCGTACGTCTTCGCCCTGCGCTGGTATCTGCCCCGCTCCGCACCGCTCTACCGGAAGCAGCGGATGGCCCAGGCCGACCGCGCGCAGGCGCTGATCAGCGGACTGAACGGCATCGACACCGTACGGGCCTACGGCCTGGAGAGCACCGTCCGCGAGAAGGTCACCCGTGAGTCGTGGCGGGTGCGCGAACTCGGCGTCGAGGTCTTCCGGTTCTTCGGCCGGTTCGTCGGCCGGGAGAACCGCGCCGAGTTCATCGGGCTGGTCCTGATCCTCGTGGTGGGCTACGCCCTGCTGGAGGCCGGCGCCGCCACCCTGGGCGAGGTGTCGGCCGCCCCGCTCATGTTCCACCGGCTCTTCACCCCGCTCGGCGCCATCATGTTCACCTTCGACGAGGCACAGAAATCGGGGGCGAGCCTCACCCGCCTCGTCGGCGTACTGAAAGAACCCTCCGAGGACCGGCTGGTGGGCGACGCGGCCGTCACCCCGCCGGACAGGGCGCCGTACCCCGTCACCGTGAAGGAGCTGACCTTCAGCTACCCCGGAGACGGGGAACCGGTGCTGTGGGACGTGAACCTGTCCATCCCGGCCGGCGGTTCGCTCGCCCTGGTGGGAGCGACCGGCGCGGGCAAGTCGACGCTGGCCGCGCTGATCGCCGGCATCGGGACCCCCGGGGCCGGATCGGTGCACATCGGGCCGTACGACCTCGCCGCCCTGGACGAGGCCGAGGCCCGGGCCCTGGTCAGCATCCTGACCCAGGAGACCCATGTGTTCTCGGGCCGGCTCTCCGACGACCTGCGGCTCGCCGCCCCCGAGGCGGACGACGCCCGGCTGCGGGACGCGCTGCGCACCGTCGGCGCCGACGGATGGGCCGAACTGCTGCCCGACGGGCTGCACACCACGGTCGGCGAGGGCGGCGAACGCCTGGACGTCACCAAAGTCACCCAGATCGCCCTGGCCCGGCTGGTGCTGACCCGCTCGCCGGTCGTGGTGCTCGACGAGTCGACCGCGGAGGCGGGCAGCGAGGGCGCCGCCGAACTGGAACGGGCGGTACGGGCCGCGTGCGCGGGCCGCACCACTCTGTTCGTGGCGCACCGGCTCACCCAGGCGATGGCGGCGGACCGGATCGCCGTACTGGACGCGGGACGCGTCGCGGAGGAAGGAACACACGAGGAGCTGGTGGCGCTGGGCGGCCGGTACGCGCGGCTGTGGCGCGCCTGGCGCCAGGGAAGTGAGACCGACCGGCACATCTGA